One Vigna unguiculata cultivar IT97K-499-35 chromosome 7, ASM411807v1, whole genome shotgun sequence genomic region harbors:
- the LOC114192300 gene encoding uncharacterized protein LOC114192300 isoform X1 — MNSKNQTSFRAFGQRTIASTFRNLLPRNPLPEGRTGNEASHKSDTTHSSLSNFLSFKQQKSPHLPQTVPGKSTPFLSPLGLRKCEENGTVNETEKEGNRNNDSKVIFESFKHTEEDKRNFVGEIGVDELENSVVDNNQDSKKRKTPFEEYPLSEGQIRGGNESQTARKHVVVLGGESKLKPKRLTENGSNNKRPRPHYNHYANGHGWWDYDMEGVDNEQLGSNEVWEGVGSTTLGGIIDWH, encoded by the exons ATGAACTCAAAAAACCAAACGTCATTTAGGGCTTTCGGGCAGCGAACCATTGCTTCAACGTTCCGCAATCTCCTACCACGCAATCCTCT TCCTGAAGGAAGAACGGGAAATGAAGCTTCACACAAGAGCGATACTACGCATTCATCGCTTTCAAACTTCCTCTCCTTCAAGCAGCAAAAATCTCCACATCTTCCACAAACGGTCCcg GGGAAATCGACGCCTTTTCTGTCACCTCTCGGTTTAAGAAAATGCGAGGAAAATGGAACTGTCAATGAAACTGAAAAGGAGGGAAACAGGAACAATGATAGTAAGGTGATTTTTGAAAGCTTCAAGCACACTGAAGAAGACAAAAGAAACTTTGTCGGTGAAATTGGTGTTGATGAATTAGAAAATTCAGTTGTGGATAACAatcaagactcaaagaaaaggaaaaccCCGTTTGAAG AATATCCACTATCTGAAGGCCAGATCCGAG GTGGAAATGAGAGCCAAACTGCACGAAAGCATGTGGTAGTTCTTGGAGGTGAATCAAAGTTGAAGCCAAAGAGACTAACCGAGAATGGCTCTAACAACAAAAGGCCAAGGCCTCATTATAATCACT ATGCGAATGGCCATGGCTGGTGGGATTACGACATGGAAGGTGTTGACAATGAGCAATTGGGCTCCAATGAAGTATGGGAGGGTGTGGGGTCCACCACACTCGGGGGAATAATAGATTGGCATTGA
- the LOC114192300 gene encoding uncharacterized protein LOC114192300 isoform X2: protein MNSKNQTSFRAFGQRTIASTFRNLLPRNPLPEGRTGNEASHKSDTTHSSLSNFLSFKQQKSPHLPQTVPGKSTPFLSPLGLRKCEENGTVNETEKEGNRNNDSKVIFESFKHTEEDKRNFVGEIGVDELENSVVDNNQDSKKRKTPFEGGNESQTARKHVVVLGGESKLKPKRLTENGSNNKRPRPHYNHYANGHGWWDYDMEGVDNEQLGSNEVWEGVGSTTLGGIIDWH from the exons ATGAACTCAAAAAACCAAACGTCATTTAGGGCTTTCGGGCAGCGAACCATTGCTTCAACGTTCCGCAATCTCCTACCACGCAATCCTCT TCCTGAAGGAAGAACGGGAAATGAAGCTTCACACAAGAGCGATACTACGCATTCATCGCTTTCAAACTTCCTCTCCTTCAAGCAGCAAAAATCTCCACATCTTCCACAAACGGTCCcg GGGAAATCGACGCCTTTTCTGTCACCTCTCGGTTTAAGAAAATGCGAGGAAAATGGAACTGTCAATGAAACTGAAAAGGAGGGAAACAGGAACAATGATAGTAAGGTGATTTTTGAAAGCTTCAAGCACACTGAAGAAGACAAAAGAAACTTTGTCGGTGAAATTGGTGTTGATGAATTAGAAAATTCAGTTGTGGATAACAatcaagactcaaagaaaaggaaaaccCCGTTTGAAG GTGGAAATGAGAGCCAAACTGCACGAAAGCATGTGGTAGTTCTTGGAGGTGAATCAAAGTTGAAGCCAAAGAGACTAACCGAGAATGGCTCTAACAACAAAAGGCCAAGGCCTCATTATAATCACT ATGCGAATGGCCATGGCTGGTGGGATTACGACATGGAAGGTGTTGACAATGAGCAATTGGGCTCCAATGAAGTATGGGAGGGTGTGGGGTCCACCACACTCGGGGGAATAATAGATTGGCATTGA